In Sebaldella termitidis ATCC 33386, one DNA window encodes the following:
- a CDS encoding AMP-binding protein: protein MNISDILKELAVKIPNKTAVIDTKTSSRISFNYLEKNSSKIANMFKKAGLQEGDGVLIFVPMSVELYSILAAVFKMKLVAVFIDPYADSKHIKNCCQIYTSKALIISGKKAGLLCYMNSEIRKIPNKYIINGKMPGFRKFSEYEDQSFDFACTETAPDTKALVTFTSGSTGKPKGLVRTHGFLAAQQKVLEKSLEISENSKVLTAFPVFILSNMYSGLTSIIPNTDLRKIGETDGGTISGQIMSESIDTILAPPSFFDNLVEIHKNTGRSIHSIKKIITGGVPVFPEIMENLKKSFPYAEIKVVYGSSEAEPMSELCYNELNENDIQKMKNGNGLLAGTIVEDINLKIIENDQKLSQGDQIKMLEQGEKGEIIVSGGHVLDTYLEAEENSKIKITADNENWHRTGDLGYIDASGRLWLLGRAKAEISRGSEKIYPFSIETMLSFEKDIKRTAIISKKGKILLFIEIFYTEDKEKQLQIQDKLEEKIKELKITVDKVIFADKIPVDKRHNGKIDYGSLERLSEKYI, encoded by the coding sequence ATGAATATATCTGATATCCTAAAAGAATTAGCAGTAAAAATACCTAATAAAACTGCTGTTATAGATACTAAAACTTCATCAAGAATTTCATTTAATTATCTGGAAAAAAATTCATCAAAAATAGCTAATATGTTTAAAAAGGCAGGTCTTCAGGAAGGGGACGGAGTTCTGATATTTGTTCCGATGTCTGTAGAGTTATATTCTATACTGGCAGCAGTATTTAAAATGAAGCTTGTAGCAGTATTTATTGATCCTTATGCAGATTCAAAACATATAAAAAACTGCTGCCAGATATACACTTCAAAGGCTCTTATAATTTCAGGGAAAAAAGCAGGGCTTCTCTGCTATATGAACAGTGAAATAAGAAAAATACCTAATAAATATATAATTAACGGAAAAATGCCGGGATTTAGAAAATTTTCCGAATATGAAGATCAGTCCTTTGACTTTGCATGTACTGAAACAGCTCCTGACACAAAAGCACTTGTTACATTTACGAGCGGGAGTACGGGAAAACCCAAGGGACTTGTAAGAACACACGGCTTTCTTGCCGCCCAGCAGAAGGTACTGGAAAAAAGTCTGGAAATATCTGAAAACAGCAAGGTTTTGACGGCATTCCCCGTGTTCATATTATCAAATATGTACAGCGGGCTGACAAGTATAATTCCGAATACAGACCTGAGAAAAATAGGGGAGACTGACGGTGGTACTATCAGCGGTCAGATAATGTCTGAAAGTATAGATACAATACTTGCGCCGCCTTCATTTTTTGATAATCTGGTTGAGATTCATAAAAATACAGGAAGAAGCATACACAGCATAAAAAAAATTATTACAGGAGGAGTACCGGTATTTCCTGAAATTATGGAAAATTTGAAAAAATCATTTCCTTATGCAGAAATAAAAGTAGTTTACGGCTCATCAGAGGCTGAACCAATGTCAGAATTATGCTATAATGAATTAAATGAAAATGATATACAAAAAATGAAAAACGGAAACGGACTTCTTGCCGGAACGATTGTTGAAGATATAAATTTGAAAATAATAGAAAACGATCAGAAGCTGAGTCAGGGAGATCAGATAAAAATGCTGGAGCAGGGGGAAAAAGGAGAAATTATCGTATCAGGCGGACATGTACTGGATACTTATCTGGAGGCTGAAGAAAATAGTAAGATAAAAATAACAGCTGATAATGAGAATTGGCATAGAACAGGAGATCTGGGCTATATAGATGCTTCAGGAAGACTCTGGCTTTTGGGGAGAGCAAAAGCGGAAATCTCCAGAGGCAGTGAAAAAATATATCCTTTTTCCATAGAGACAATGCTTTCTTTTGAAAAAGATATAAAAAGAACGGCAATTATAAGTAAAAAAGGGAAGATACTTCTGTTTATAGAGATTTTTTATACAGAGGATAAAGAAAAACAGCTTCAGATTCAGGATAAGCTGGAAGAAAAAATAAAAGAATTGAAAATTACTGTAGATAAAGTAATTTTTGCTGATAAAATTCCGGTGGATAAAAGGCATAATGGTAAAATAGACTACGGCAGTCTGGAAAGATTATCCGAAAAATATATATAG
- a CDS encoding Fe-S-containing hydro-lyase, with the protein MNIETPLKKEDIEKLKAGDIVKISGIIYTARDAAHKKMCELLEKKQELPFDPEGAVIYYVGPSPEKPGQVIGSAGPTTSGRMDAYTPLLLSAGIKGMIGKGIRSDKVRESIVKNKAVYFAATGGAAALISRSVISSRVVAYEELGTEAVRELTVKDLPVIVINDIYGNDLYTEGQKKYKEE; encoded by the coding sequence ATGAATATAGAAACCCCTTTGAAAAAAGAAGATATAGAAAAATTAAAAGCCGGTGATATAGTAAAAATTTCCGGAATAATTTATACTGCAAGAGATGCAGCACATAAAAAAATGTGTGAACTGCTGGAAAAAAAACAAGAGCTTCCTTTTGATCCGGAAGGAGCGGTCATTTATTATGTAGGACCTTCCCCCGAGAAGCCCGGACAGGTCATAGGAAGTGCCGGTCCTACGACCAGCGGGAGAATGGATGCCTATACACCGTTACTTCTTTCGGCAGGAATAAAGGGAATGATAGGTAAAGGGATAAGATCCGATAAAGTCAGGGAATCTATAGTAAAAAATAAAGCGGTATATTTTGCGGCAACCGGAGGTGCAGCAGCTTTGATATCACGGTCGGTAATAAGCTCGAGAGTCGTAGCCTATGAAGAATTAGGGACAGAAGCGGTCAGAGAACTGACAGTAAAAGATTTACCGGTTATTGTAATTAATGATATATACGGAAATGATCTTTATACAGAGGGACAGAAAAAATATAAAGAAGAATAG
- a CDS encoding fumarate hydratase — MKEINLEKVISEVERLCTESNYFLDEKIMDRLKKAFDTEVSDTGKNILGQIIENDEIAGEEQVPMCQDTGLTVVFLEIGTEVKISGDIYEAVNEGVRRGYKNGYLRKSMVKHPLDRINTKDNTPAVIHTKLIPGSDKLKIIVAPKGGGSENMSMVKMLKPSDGAEGVKKAVLDAVLNAGGNPCPPIIVGIGLGGSFEKAAILAKEALLREIDDESDNPADRELEKDLLELINKTGIGPMGLGGKNTALAVKVNSYPCHIASLPLAVNINCHSARHKETEL; from the coding sequence ATGAAAGAAATTAATTTAGAAAAAGTAATATCAGAAGTAGAGAGATTATGCACAGAGTCAAATTATTTTCTTGACGAGAAAATAATGGACAGACTGAAAAAAGCTTTTGATACAGAAGTTTCGGATACAGGAAAAAATATTCTCGGGCAGATAATAGAAAATGACGAAATCGCCGGGGAAGAGCAGGTTCCAATGTGTCAGGATACGGGACTTACAGTTGTTTTTCTGGAAATTGGTACAGAGGTAAAGATAAGCGGAGATATTTACGAAGCAGTAAATGAAGGAGTAAGAAGAGGATATAAAAACGGGTATCTGAGAAAATCCATGGTAAAGCATCCTCTTGACAGGATTAATACTAAGGATAATACACCGGCAGTAATACATACCAAATTAATTCCCGGTTCTGATAAGCTGAAAATTATTGTAGCACCAAAAGGCGGAGGCAGTGAGAATATGAGCATGGTAAAAATGTTAAAGCCGTCTGATGGTGCAGAGGGTGTAAAGAAAGCTGTGCTGGATGCAGTACTTAATGCAGGGGGAAATCCATGTCCGCCGATAATAGTAGGAATTGGTCTCGGCGGCAGTTTTGAAAAGGCGGCAATACTGGCTAAAGAAGCTCTGCTAAGGGAAATAGACGATGAAAGCGACAATCCTGCGGACAGGGAACTGGAAAAAGATCTGCTGGAGTTGATAAATAAAACCGGAATAGGGCCTATGGGGCTTGGCGGAAAAAATACGGCACTTGCTGTCAAGGTAAATTCATATCCGTGTCATATAGCTTCTCTGCCGCTTGCCGTAAATATAAACTGTCATTCTGCAAGGCATAAGGAAACAGAATTATAA
- a CDS encoding diacylglycerol/polyprenol kinase family protein, with the protein MKILIFILIIFLLYGLLFLVIDKLEKKGRVDSELTRKLLHIGSGLIALLFPLLFKSLTGVVYLGIFFIILLLILRNMEKFSGGIGKALRKDERQSRGDIYFIASIVILWVFSYSNRILYYIPLLILIFPDALAALGGMKFGKIKYKSVVGEKSVEGSAIFFIVTLVITLGSLLLFTKTGLGLSMIISLLMAFLSMILEAISWRGLDNIFVPVLSFFILKSSMESDIFTTGINLLVTIILFLIVIFGKKYASLSDDAALTGAFYCYFVWITGGIKWTAATFFLYVLYRAVTIKPDFDKKEPYNFATMLIICLPALFWLIVYRITNIEDIFYVYLTVISSHLSIIGTARMRYTHPEIDFKRVVLINSLIGISYLTIFMNIFSEGSEKIIWIFCIIAVCLAAFIFNILQSERKDYTLNKYSLIKHLLTVFICSFIVLIPIWGKYFFK; encoded by the coding sequence ATGAAAATACTGATATTTATTCTGATAATTTTTTTACTTTACGGACTGCTCTTTTTGGTTATTGACAAACTTGAAAAAAAGGGTCGGGTAGATTCTGAACTGACGAGAAAGCTTCTTCATATAGGTTCGGGGCTTATAGCACTACTGTTTCCTTTGCTTTTTAAGTCACTTACCGGAGTGGTGTATCTGGGAATATTTTTTATTATACTGCTTTTGATACTGAGAAATATGGAAAAATTCAGCGGTGGGATCGGAAAGGCACTCAGAAAAGATGAAAGGCAGTCGAGGGGAGATATATATTTCATAGCAAGCATAGTAATACTCTGGGTTTTTTCATATTCAAACAGAATATTATACTATATACCGCTTCTTATACTTATCTTTCCTGATGCACTGGCAGCTCTTGGAGGAATGAAATTCGGAAAAATAAAATATAAATCTGTTGTTGGTGAAAAATCCGTAGAGGGTTCGGCTATATTTTTTATTGTAACATTAGTAATAACACTGGGTTCGCTTCTTCTTTTTACAAAAACAGGACTTGGATTATCTATGATAATTTCACTGCTGATGGCATTTTTATCTATGATTCTGGAAGCAATATCCTGGAGAGGACTGGATAATATATTTGTTCCGGTATTAAGCTTTTTTATTCTGAAAAGCTCAATGGAGTCTGATATTTTTACTACAGGAATAAACCTTCTTGTTACAATAATTTTATTTTTAATAGTTATTTTCGGGAAAAAGTATGCTTCTTTATCAGATGATGCGGCACTTACAGGAGCATTTTACTGTTATTTTGTATGGATTACAGGCGGGATAAAATGGACTGCGGCAACTTTTTTTCTTTATGTTTTGTACAGAGCAGTTACGATAAAGCCGGATTTTGACAAAAAAGAACCTTATAATTTTGCTACAATGCTTATTATATGTCTGCCGGCACTTTTCTGGCTTATTGTATACAGAATAACAAATATAGAGGATATTTTCTATGTGTATCTTACGGTTATTTCATCACATCTTTCGATAATAGGAACAGCAAGGATGAGATATACACATCCGGAAATTGATTTTAAGAGGGTGGTTTTGATAAACAGTCTTATAGGAATATCCTATCTGACAATATTTATGAATATTTTCTCGGAAGGATCAGAGAAAATAATCTGGATTTTCTGTATAATTGCAGTTTGTTTGGCAGCATTTATATTTAATATTTTACAGTCTGAAAGAAAAGATTATACACTGAATAAATATAGTCTTATAAAACATCTGCTTACAGTATTTATATGTTCATTTATAGTTTTAATACCAATATGGGGAAAATATTTTTTTAAATAA
- a CDS encoding DUF3419 family protein, with product MESEVSEKVDFSIIRYAQCWEDPEILLEALDIKEGDICISIASAGENSFAMLTENPGKVIGIDLNLVQLRLVELKKAAFLSLEYKEMLEFLGFRESKKRTEYYRLLKNSLSSETAEYWDKNFDLIKAGVINTGRFDNFFQIFRKKVLCFIHGKKTVAELLTKKSKEERHEFYEKKWNNIRWRILFKIFFSKYTVGKLGRDPRLFDYAGCTSLSGLMLKKTKYAFTELDVSENPYIEYILTGKYTKNLPFSMREENFYKIRDNLNKLELHNVSIEEYLETSDEIIDKFNLSDIFEYISSEKYKELLKKIYEFSSNNAILAYWNMIVPRSRPEELGDKIIPLTETAKSLHVKDKTFFYSDFVVERIVK from the coding sequence ATGGAGAGTGAAGTCAGCGAAAAAGTGGATTTTTCTATAATAAGGTATGCACAATGCTGGGAAGATCCCGAAATCTTACTTGAAGCTCTGGATATAAAAGAGGGAGACATATGTATATCTATAGCTTCTGCCGGAGAAAACAGCTTTGCGATGTTAACTGAAAATCCCGGCAAGGTAATAGGAATTGATCTGAATCTCGTACAGCTCAGACTTGTGGAATTAAAAAAAGCTGCATTTTTATCTCTTGAATATAAAGAAATGCTGGAATTTCTGGGATTTAGGGAAAGTAAAAAAAGAACAGAGTATTACAGGTTACTAAAGAACAGCCTTTCATCAGAGACAGCGGAATACTGGGATAAAAATTTTGATTTGATAAAAGCAGGAGTTATAAATACAGGAAGATTTGATAACTTTTTTCAGATTTTCAGAAAGAAAGTGCTGTGTTTTATACATGGTAAAAAAACAGTAGCGGAACTTCTGACTAAAAAAAGTAAAGAGGAAAGACATGAATTTTATGAAAAAAAGTGGAATAATATCAGATGGAGAATTTTATTCAAAATATTTTTTTCAAAGTATACAGTGGGAAAGCTTGGAAGAGACCCCAGACTTTTTGATTATGCAGGCTGTACAAGTCTGTCCGGTCTGATGCTGAAAAAAACAAAATATGCCTTTACAGAGCTTGATGTGTCAGAGAATCCTTATATAGAATATATTCTTACCGGGAAATATACAAAAAATCTTCCCTTTTCCATGAGAGAGGAAAATTTTTATAAAATAAGAGATAATCTAAACAAGCTGGAATTACATAATGTAAGTATAGAAGAGTATTTGGAAACGTCAGATGAAATTATAGATAAATTTAATCTTAGTGATATATTTGAGTATATTTCCAGTGAAAAATATAAAGAGCTTCTGAAAAAAATATATGAATTTTCTTCAAATAATGCAATACTGGCATACTGGAATATGATAGTGCCCAGAAGCAGACCTGAAGAACTGGGGGATAAAATTATTCCGCTTACAGAAACTGCTAAAAGTCTCCATGTCAAAGATAAAACATTCTTTTACTCAGACTTTGTGGTGGAAAGGATAGTAAAATGA
- a CDS encoding GNAT family N-acetyltransferase — translation MKINIISETELEKFCDFENFILDKENVKKCGALESVIVEEEGAVLARASLWNAENRIQNKKTGYIGHFAAKDKEAGLFLTGYIKEKAKEYGLEYLAGPLDGNTWKQYRFMVEDNKNPFFLEPYNPLEWPEIFAESGYEVIGEYYSVKVTEPEKKFRVSERIKKVRFYSDLIIKKADKENFGKYINEIYDISVKSFRNNFLYSEISRTDFLSLYLKIKDIIDFDFIFMVYKNNKPIGFAFGIPDYNEGLYKNKIETVILKTLAVNPEYHNFGLGAVLLEEFHKTAVDKGYKNIIHALIHQSNMSGKISEKYGEIMRKYHLYGMVTA, via the coding sequence ATGAAGATAAATATTATTTCAGAAACTGAGTTGGAAAAATTCTGTGATTTTGAAAATTTTATTTTGGATAAGGAAAATGTGAAAAAATGCGGGGCCTTGGAAAGTGTAATTGTAGAAGAAGAGGGAGCTGTTCTGGCAAGAGCTTCATTATGGAATGCGGAAAATAGAATACAGAATAAAAAAACAGGTTATATAGGACATTTTGCCGCTAAAGACAAGGAAGCAGGATTATTCTTAACAGGATATATAAAGGAAAAAGCAAAGGAATACGGGCTGGAATATCTCGCAGGACCTTTGGACGGAAATACATGGAAGCAATACAGATTTATGGTAGAGGATAATAAAAATCCTTTCTTTCTGGAGCCGTATAATCCTCTGGAATGGCCGGAGATATTCGCAGAGTCGGGATATGAAGTAATAGGGGAGTATTATTCCGTAAAGGTAACAGAGCCTGAAAAAAAATTCAGGGTATCAGAGCGTATTAAAAAAGTAAGATTTTATTCTGATTTGATAATAAAAAAAGCTGATAAAGAGAATTTCGGCAAATATATAAATGAAATATATGATATATCTGTAAAATCATTCAGAAATAATTTTTTATATTCTGAAATAAGCAGAACGGATTTTTTATCTTTATATTTAAAAATAAAAGATATCATAGATTTTGATTTTATATTTATGGTTTATAAAAATAATAAACCTATAGGTTTTGCATTTGGTATTCCAGATTATAACGAGGGATTATATAAAAACAAAATAGAAACCGTAATTTTGAAAACACTCGCAGTAAATCCCGAATATCATAATTTCGGACTGGGAGCAGTATTATTGGAAGAATTCCATAAAACTGCCGTAGATAAGGGATATAAGAATATAATTCATGCACTGATTCATCAAAGCAACATGTCTGGTAAAATATCAGAAAAATATGGTGAAATTATGAGAAAGTACCATTTGTACGGGATGGTGACAGCATGA